Part of the Macrobrachium nipponense isolate FS-2020 chromosome 19, ASM1510439v2, whole genome shotgun sequence genome, TAAATAACAGTTGTCTTATTCAGCAGGAAATATGTTACTCATTTTTATAATCTCTCATTCATACTTAAAATTATTGTACTTACATCCTATATAACTCAAGATATCAAAtttcaactaataataataattataatctgtctaatttcccttttttccaattttaatttaccaaaaaaaaaaaaaaaaaagtctgattttCCCTCATTCCTAAATAACAGACTCCAAAATTAATATCCTCTGAGGGACCGTTAATAACGGCTTCGCGTTCATTAAGGTCATTCCGGGCTTTACCGGTAATTATCCGTCATTGGATTCATTGATAGTCATTGTTAGCCATGACAGATCTATGACCAGTACCGTGAATCTCAACTTTCGCATGACCTTCCACTGCTCTGTGACCTGTCTAGTCTGGTATTAGCTACATGAGATATTGTAATtttcgtgaattttttttaacttgtgtgttttttttttccttagaggCATTGGGATCTCATTGCGTCTCGTTTCTTGCAGTTGCATGCTAGTTATTATCGTTTGCATTCCcctatattcatttttcattttaaggtTCTTCATTGTATGGGGAGTTTATACTTTTTCATACATGTCTATCATCTGCATTTTCCAAACTCATTATTTATCTTTAAGTTATTCAATATATGTGGGGTTTATTTTACAACCTTAATAGCAATTTAAATCTGAATATTGACCCATAAATTATCATTTATTGTcagtaaattaatttatttttagttcttcAATATATGAATAGTTTAATCTACAGCTGTGATAATgattttaatttgaatatttgCAAGTAAATTGTCATATTTTGTCTTTATGAAAATTAGCTTTGTTTTTCGTCCTTCCCTTACGGGATAATCTTCgtagcaagagcctgtgctggtatGAGGCCTAATCAGTACGTATAATTATTTACAAAGTTgtctgttatgtatatatatatatatatatatatgtgtgtgtgtgtgtgtgtgtgtgtgtgtgtgtgtgtgtgtgtgtatatatatatcatatatatatatatattttagtctgTGCAAGTCTGTTATTATTTCCATTCTGTCTGTTTGTAATTATACTCTACtaatttttctaatgtatgtgtACACATTATGCCTGTTATAATTTTGTCTCTTGGGATGTTGTATCTGTCCTTCTTCTGTACCGATTTAGTGTCTGTTATCTTCTGCATATATAGGTTTTGTGTATGAACATATGAACACGTAGGTTTATTTATGTCAGACGCTGTGAGAATTAGTCTTTCGCATTAGGTTATATAAGTGTGACCTCTTTAATCAGGTTTAATCTGTCTAAGTAAAGCTAGTGCTTTTGTATCCAATAATTTAACGCATCCCAAATTGCTTGTAACCTATAGGAACTTCCGACAAAAACCAATATCAAATACATCCGTATCCCCTCTCTGACAACGTAAAGAAAACGTGCAACCTCGCTTACGTCCGTAACCCCTATTCCTACATGACGCTGATTAGTAAACTAAACATAACTGTTTCACCTTAAACTTTTGGCACTACGAGTTGTTAACTTAAGAACTACGACTGCCCACTGATTTTTATGGGTTTGCCCTTAAAGTACAGAGTCCCACTTTTTgttttataggatttttttttttcgttttgttaaGGGCAAAGCGTACGTTGTTGTCTTTGTCTGGCCGAGCGGACATTCGAATAGATCTTTCAAAGTTCAATGCCACGAACGACCGCCTTCATAAcgcctcggagagagagagagagagagagagagagagagagagagagagagagagagagagttataatgtCAGAATAAGCAGATAACATAGCAACACAGATCCCCGTGTTTTagtcaaaatagagagagagagatagagagagagagagagttataatgtCAGAATAAGCAGATAACATAGCAACAAAGATCTCCATGGTTtagtgaaaagagagagggagagagagagagagagagagagagagatccttcatggccatatatgaaaaggaaaagcTTGCTTACATtaccgagagagaaagagagcgaggagagagagagagagagagagagagagagagagagagaaagagagaggcagagagagagagagggagagagagaaaatgtgctaGTCATTTACCTTGGGAATAAACAAAGTAAATGTCCTTGATACACTTAATGTACTTACGTACTAACCTTGCATGCTTTAAATGGTTTCACTAAGTAAATATTGCCTGGAGGAACGTATATCAAAATATAACGACCAATCATTTGGGCATTCGagattgtttgtatgtatgcatacacacacacacacacacatacatacctatatatatatatatacttatatatatatatacatattatatatatatataatattattattattatataaatatatatatatattatatatatcaattcaaaataCTGGCtaaaataaaacagtaattacGTCTCACTTCGTCTGTCCCTTTCTTAAGATCAGGTTtatcttttagtttatttattagtatttctccttttacattgtttttagactgtatatatatatatatatatatatagcctaccaTCATCCaccaaaaacattattttattgcaACTATAGTGGTCACCATTTACACccacaattaattaaattatctAAAGTAACCACCTCTGAATAATTAttggtctcagagagagagagagagagagagagagagagagattcctaggAGCATGCGAAGGTCATTCGAAATGTCATCTGAGGTAGTCATGCAATGGTGTGTGGGTATTGGAAGTGGATATGCCTACTGAATTTCGTGTTAGAGACGTATTTAATTCATGCTTAACGTGTTTCATCTGTAAAATGAGATTCAGTTTcttaattaataaaacataaagaTTGTCGTCCCTTTTGCAAAGATAATTCACCAAGAAAGGAATATTTTCGATTTGTTGtctctcattatttttgtttatgcttAAGGTGGTTTCATCTGTCAAATGGTATttagtttcaaaataaaaaaaaaacacagattgTCGTCCCTTTTGCAAATATAATTCACCAAGCAACGATTATTTTCGATTGGTTGCCTCTCATTATTTCTGTTAAATGCAAGCTCATGATTAAAATATGTAATTATCACTGTAAAGTAAATCGATGTAATCTTTTTGGGGTTATTTTTgtaatctttaattttcttgtacGTTTCATatgactttcatatttatataactgaAAATTGATCAATTGTTTATACTTGTgtctaaaaatttattttgtaaatgaaattattatatagaatattccaTGGGATGATAAACTTTATAAATTCATGTATGGTTAATAATAAGTGTATAATTATAGGATTACCTATAAATAGTCCGAGATAGGATTTGTAATTTCACAGAAATCAATGGATGATAAGTTATGAATATGCTATAAGAAATCCATGATTTCACTTGCATTATTAGCTactgcaaaatatataaaataacaggaATAATAACTCCAAACAATTCATCATAATTTTACaaatagttatttaataataaatggaaTCAAAGAATAAGTTTTTGATAGGTTTTCGCAATAATGTAAAAAGTATAGCTATTTTTGTTTCCATATTATGTATTTGTTAGTAAATGGAAtcagaaaataattttccatAGTCTTTTCCACTGATATAAagcaaatattattttcaatttcgcaAATAcctatttaatcataaatgaaattaGAGAAAAAGTTTTTATCCCTATTTTCATTAAGTAGATCCAGAGGTACCTGGACGAATGAAATATACTTGGCTATCACAAATCACCCTCACCTTTTCACTCAATCattaacctgaaaaaaaaaactcttatttttGCCCATTAAAACCCATTATTCCGTGACACGAGGTGATCCAAGTAGGCGTGACAGAGttcacgtagtatatatatactggcgtCTGTTAGGATCTTGGTATTATAACTACTGATCACCAGTCCTGTTTGTTGTGACGCCAGTGAGTTCTTTATATCCCTTTCTCCTCTGACCCTGTTCGTTGTGACGCCAGAAAGTTGTAATCGATCAGTCGCCTTTGGTGGTTTATCAACTCTCCGACATGAATTTCAGGGTGAGTTTTTTAATTGGTTTTGGTATATTAATCAGTTTATGATCAATATACTGTAGTTTCAGTATATTCTGTCAAGATGGATTTTTAATGCTTTTGTATTAAACACTgattattttagagaaaatgtCATTACTAATACAGTTACAGCAATTTGAAAAGCAAAACTTTTATGTATTAGTCAGTTAGAATTCATTTTTCTGTAACTGTTTCAGTATATCAATCAATAAGCTTGCATCTTAGACTAAATAATTCAGTATAATCATTAATCATGGCCTTTCTGGAATTTAAATCAACAaatcaatataaatttcaaatCAATATTTACAGACTTGTTTGGTTCTCATCACATTTGAttgatttcaaatattaatattctttcattttttgagatataaacaaaacgtaaatttcCATGATGCATATGTAGTGAGTAGTCGTTATTATTTAtgcttattataatttataaacatgaacatgagagaaaatttaaaagtatacggcatttttcaaaaatgtattttaatggataatataaattaatttttaaggatatataaatactactattctatgaattatattaattctttttttaaatatgaacaaaatagctactttttcattatatatttgcaatatttttctaaataatttctTTATGGCCATTAAACGCCTTGCCCTGAAGCTGTATCTAAAAACAAATCCAATATCTTTAATCGACTACCATTACTATGATCGATCAGTTGCTTACGAAACGtagtatttttcattcattcatgctGTCTGACGTGACAGGTGATTACGCCTTCAAATCGATTGCTTCTACAGGTGAATGTAACATTCTCCCATTAATTAAGTCGTAAGCGTAGTTACAGGGTCttgtatgtgtaaatatgtgtTCATGTCTGATTGTTTACTTAGTTATAAATGTATCATACGGTGTGGCATTAAACGTAAATAACAAGATAATTTGAGGGCAATATTCAGTAACATTTAACAGTATCATGTCAACATAGAAATTGTTATGACATTTGAAGGtcatgctatattattattattattattattattattattattattattattattattattattattattattattattactcaggagGTAAACCCGTTTCATATGGAACTAGCCTAGAGTGACCTTTAACTTTGCTTTGAACTTAGgtcatattataattatcattattatggagGAAGCTTACATGGCCCATTGGCTTGATTTTCAAGggcattatactattattattgttattattattattattattattattattattattattattattattattattattattattattattcatgatatcAACCCCCTATTGATATGCAACCAACCTACTGGGGCCATTGAGTTTaaggtcatattattattattattattattattattattattattattattattattattattattattattattattattattattactgtagtcTAAACtgtgttagtattttttttactgccctaattattaaggaattccccCTTATaattcaaaactgacaaaaaaatccAACAAAACTAACCTAACGAAAGGCCATTCAACCACTAACCACTATTCTCAAACCAGGTGATTCCAGTCCTACTGTTGGTGTCTGTCCTGGTGTCAGCCAGTCCAGGAACCATCCTGGACTTCGAGGGAGACGACCACCAACACCAGCTGGAGGGAGAAGGCGGGAGCGAAGTACAGGGATCTTACAGGTAAGATCTGGAATACAGAAGTAGAGGATACAGTGGAAGGTACAGTGTAAGATTTATAAAGACAATAGTCTTTCTTATGAGAGGTTTGGGGGCAGGGTGGTTGGTTAGAGGGGCTGGGGTTGGGGGCCTGGTAGTTGGTCCTGATAAATTCATTGGCCCATGTTGAAAAGATTAGTGGATTAATTACCTGGTGGTTAGCTGAATGTTGTGGGTTCCAGACAGGGTTGAGAAGTGTATGGTGGCTAGGAACCTAACccaaaaaaagtctctctctctcttctctctcatctctcctcctctctctctctctcgatctctgtctctctctctctctctgtatatatataatatatattatatatatatatatatatatatatatatatataaatttatttaaacgTTTCGCACGATAGAACATTgtcacatcatcagtctggaattaaaacataaaaaaaaatgtacttacaAAGACTATAAAAACTATCtcagaaaaaaacaagtaaaaattgaacAGATTTACATTCGCTAATAAGTTCGTGTAAAATAAGGTATGCATTTGTTACTTATAGTAATATTTATTAACCTTCATTATTACTTTCCCCTTCAGCTGGACGTCTCCAGAGGGCAGCGAATTCTACGTGAAATAAATCGCTGACGAAAAGGGCTACAGAGTCGTGGAGTCCAACGCCGTTCCTGTCGACGCCGACGGAGTGGCTGCCGACGGGAACCAGGGGTCCTTCAGCggagaaggggaggagggaggagaaggcggagaagaaggaggagaagctGCATAAGGAGAGGAGTGAGGAATGTAAAGTGAGGGAGGAGGTAGAAGAGTGAGGAAGAGTGAGAGTAGAAAAATGACTTGAAAGGAAAAAGTTGGATGATAAAGAcgtaaaaaataatgacaaagatgaaaaataagaaaagtgatgaagtGTAAAATcaagaatgaaagtaaataagaataggcttaaggaaaacaaaaattatgggatatatatgtatatatacatatatatatatatatatatattatatatatatatatatatatatatatatatatatatatatatatatatatatatatggcgtagTTGAAAAACGAAGCGTCctgttaacattaatgtagtattttttattttattttattcattaactgTGTAAGAAGTTCaatatattatgagatatatatatatatatatatatatataatatatatatatatatatatagtatatatatattaattagaatgTTTATATCAATAGGTTTATCAAATTCATTAGTATACGCACCAGAGCTTCAAAAAATTATTCTCTTCTTAATTagggtttcttttttcttcagaatACGTTCAGTCATATTTACAGTTTTCTTCAAAATGCAAAATCTATGTGAAAAACgtattataataaattttctatGTACTTGTACCACTCATTTTCTCTGTGAGCATTTGTCAGTAATACAGCAAATAAATAGACTTAAATAAATTTAGTAAAATCATCTATATGTTGTAGTTACTATTTTCCTTCAAATCCAGAAGTTCCCCTTTTTTCAAAAGGCTTACCATAGTAAATAAatgacctcgacgaggtaattctCACCCTACTGGGGTGAAACCATTCATATAAATAAGTTCattatttttaagtttaattcTCACAGCCTTAACCATGCAGTGTTTATTGTTATCTAATTAATAACGGCCATCGTAAATTACGATGGTCTCTTATTCTGGGAGAGTCCAGAAAACCACTGAAATTGTGGTTTTCATAACGGCCGATAGATGGCTTGCATAGGCCACTTTCATAGACGCTCAGTTCGACCGACCACCTTTGACTGATAAGTCAAAAAACAGAAGATAGATACCTTCTCTCTGGTAAGTATAGTCATACAAGTTTTTAGTTATGAGGGAGACGGCATCACAAATTCAAGATGTTTCATCAACGCTGTgaattaaaccaaacaaaaactcctttcagttttcttttgaagatggaaaaagaaacccacagaaTTACtgctgagtataacttgtttacttgtgtGTTGATTAAAATAATATGTGAATAGAAGTAAACAAGTGAGTactgagtaaaataatatgtgaATACAAGTAAACAATTAATAGTAAAACTGTGAATTATATTCACAATGTCATTGACGACTGCAACGTTGAGAATAAAGATTGCTGGACATTTAGATACACAATTCTtgatcattctttctctctcataccGACAAGATTGCAATGATTTAGGAAGTGTGTTTGCATTAAGGTGTACAttctattttatgaataattacctCTATGTGTTATAGAAAATGACTGATATGCATTTATTGTAAATTGAAAATTATCTTGAAgttcattttatgaataattacttCTATGCGTTATTGAAACTGGCTGATTTACGTTTTTAAAATGGTGTCCCAAGTCCCATGGCCTATGACGCCAGCAAGCTAGAGGATAGGATCATTGATTTAACAATGGTAGATTTTATATGAGTTTGGTAGGTCTCAGAAGATATTGGAAGAAACTAGAGATTAAAACCTTTTATACCAAACTTGTTAAAAAACGTTTTATTCTGTTCAAAGTCATtcatttttactaaaaaaatacaattaacatGGAAAGGAGACATCACCCGTACattttatgtctaggccagtcccttataaacgctcttgattggctgttgataagccaatcacagggctgaaaactctcagtctctctcgagagagttcatataggcaggatgtatgttccacttctcctgtgggatatgtctttcaaaggtatccctcaggagaagcggaacacacatcctgcctatatgaactctctcgagagagactcagagtttccagccctgtgactggcttatcaacagccagccaggagcgtcgtaagggactggcctagacatcagatgtatggctgatgtgaatctactatagtaaacacCCGAGAATTAAACTTTTTATCCCGGATTTGATAAACCGTATTAATTCGTTAAGTagattttatcaaatcaaatcaattaaaagtTTGTCAGGTTCCACTTTCTTTTCGcaaataaataatacacataACACAAACTGATACATGACGTTATCAGAGTAAACAAAATGGGGTTAAAAGCATTGCTTTTGGCgattttagttctctgtaaaagaaaacttttgagcccgatttgtctgtccgtccgcgctttttccgtccgccctcagatcttaaaatctactgatgctagagggctgcaaatctgtatgtcgatcatccacactccaatcatcaaacatacaaaattgcagctctctatcctcagtggtttttatcttatttaaggttaaaggtagccggCTCGTGATtaaggtttcatgggccgcggctcatacagcattatacctagatcaccgaaagatagatctatttttggtggccctgATTATGCGCTGTAGCGACTGTaccgaaaactcgattgcgccggaacTTAGGTGCATTTTTcgcttgtttatttctgtgacgcaattttgcatatatatatatatatatatatatatatatatatatatatatatatatatatatatacatataaatatataatatatatatatatatacatataaatatatatatatatatatatatatatatatatatatattatatacatatatatataatatatatatatatataatatatatatatatatatatatatatattatatatatatatattatatatgtatatatattttcacaatgaggaaggttttgaaaaaaaaaacttactttggacaaaatcatttattaaaaataatcccGTCATTTTTCCCGACACAATAAATTGCAATATATTTCTGTACAAATGTAATGATTACATTTCCAAAACTAAATTgactatctacatatataatgaaagatctcgtaattgtacaaaaaaaactacaaaaatattcTCTTTATGGTTTTCCAGGAAAGTAGGAGAAATGTGGATAAGTAAAGAAACACATTTAATTTATGACAATATAGAATAAAAGCACTGTTGGGTAGCTTGTTATATCTAACGAATAACATTTGAAAAGAGGAAGGTAAGGTGTACAGGTAAAATTAACCTATAAAGGTAAAATTAAGCTGTACAGGTGTACaggtaaaagtaaaaagtaacCTGTACAGGTAAAATGAACCTTTGTATAGGTAAAATTACCTTGCACAGGTAAATATAACTTTTACATGTATAATCTACTTGTACAGGTAAATTTAAACTGTACAGGTAAATTTAATCTGTATAGGTAAGATTAAGCTGTACAGGTATGATTAACCTCTACTGGTAAAATTAACCTATAGGTAGTATTAACATCTACAGGTAAAATTAACATATACAGGTAAAATGAACCTATATAGGTAGAATTAACCTATACAAGTCAAATTAACCTGTACAGGTTAGGTTTACCTGTCCAGGTGAGCTATCCTTCAACCTAATTGTCTGTCACACAGGCATGAAAACTTAATTCGAAtcgctgatttaaaaaaaattactccttATAATCAATCTTAACCAATCCTAGCATCCTTAAGCAGTTTCTTCCTCGCCCCCGAAGGACCCCTGATTCCCGTTGGCCTTCACTCCGGCGTGGCTGACGGGAACGGCGTTGGAATCGACTACTCTGTAGCCGTCTTCGTCAGCTACGTACTTGACGTAGAATTCCTCTCCTTCGGGTGAGGTCCAACTGGAAGATAAAATAACAGTTAATTTACACCTATGTGGGATCATTTGCTTTAGATATAGTGGCGCCAGTTTCAGCAGCCGCAAATCGATCAGTCATGTtcaaaaaatcaaaactaagagGTAAGTGGCATTTTCTGTGTATTGCCATTTACCTCAGATATCGTGACGTCAGTTTtagaaatcaatcaatcatgttTATGTTATCAACACTAATAGCAAAGTGGCACTTTCTTTATGCCGGTCTAGTGTCATTTCGTGTCATTCACTCAGATATCGTAACGCAAGTTTTAGGAATCAATCAATCATGTTTAGGTAATCAGCTCCAACAGAAATTGGGCACTTTCCTCACATCTGTGTAGTGTCATTTGGCTTAGATATTATGACGCAACTTTTAGCAACCTGTAATGTCCCTCCATCATATCTCCTGTAACATATATACTTACAAGATTTATTACCTGTAACATATTTACTTATGAAATAGTTACAGGTAAACAGTGTGCCCCATTTACCTGTAATATCGACCATCTTATCTCCTGTAACATATTTACTTTATAAACATTTACCAGtaacatatatacttataagaTTTATAACCTGTAACAAATTTACTTATAAGATTTATTACCTATATCATATTTACTTATAAGATTTATTACTTGTAACATGTTGACTTATAAGATTTATTACCTGTAACAAAtttatttataagatttattACCTGTAACatatttacttataaaatttATTACCTGTAACATACTTACTAATTACCTGTAACATATTTACTTATAACATTTATTACCTGTAACATTTTTGCTTCTGAAACATTTACAGGTATACATTGTGCCCCATTTACCTGTAATATCCTTCCACCTTGTCCCCAGCCTCTCCCTCCTGCTTGTGGGCATGCTCATCGCCTTCGAAGTCCATGACCGTCGGAATAGCTCTGACGAAGGTGACAAAGCAGGCAACGCAGGCCACGGTGATGAGAAGCTGTCAATGAAgatcctttgttaaaagatcAGTGATTGAATATCACTACAATCTCATTTGAATAACTAGTTATGCATCAGTTTTTATTCCCTATGATTTATTGATTTTGGAAATAGTTTTGTAATTTGAAAAATTCGGCAAAAGAGGCCCCTTCAAGGATTTTGGTAAGAAATGTTGATATCTCATAAGATTTAAAGCCAAAATAACTCACCAGATTTAAATTGTTcttcaaatatttcatttatttataaattttgaaaactCTTATCAAAAAGgaattataaaacatttttttttaattctgtaacTTTTAACTATCACCTAAACTAGATTTTGTACAGAGACAACCAAACCAGCTGTCAAAAATTCTTTCATTTGCTACCTGTCTTGCAATTTGTACGGGCAGATATATGCAGTTCTTCTTAAATTATCTGTCATCAATAGGCAATAAACGATCATTTTAACGTCATCTAAAGCTAAGAAGTTGACTAAGCTGTTTTGTGTTTGACAATTAGTATAGACACAGATCTATAGACACTACCTGGTTTGTATCAGATTGTATCCATCACTACATAGAAATGAATACTTAAACAGCAATAAGCTAAGAAATTTATTATGGTGCATtgtcttcctatatatatatatatatatatatatatatatatatatatatatatatatatatttatatatatatatatatatatgacacgatCTATAGATATCACGGCCGGTtatattaaattacatttcatcactttatataaagaatataaactTTAGCAACAAGCTAAGAATTTCATTATGCTGCATtgtgtcttcatatatatatatatatatatatatatatatatatatatatatatatataacatggatcTATAGATATCACCCGGTTCATATCAAATTACATTTCATCACTATATAGAAatgaatattttaacagcaacaaGCTAAGATTTCATTATGCTTCATTGTGtctttctataaaaaatatatatatatatatatatatatatatatatatatatatatatatatatatatagacagacacaaATCTACAGATATTACCTGGTTTAGATCAGACTATATTCATCACTATATAGAAATGAATATTTATGCGTAATCTACATTTAAATGGACATAAGATAAAAGCATCACTCACTGCGTATTTCATTTTCTGAGGAGTACGTGAATATGTAATTATATGAAGAGATTATAGTCCTCACAGAGTGCAAAGAGAGACACTTGCTGGTTGAAGAGAAGACCTGAAATAAGCACTAGATCTCAGCGTGGGTTCGGTTTTAtatactcctcctcctcatcttcattcACCCATTCACCCAACCTTCGAACCCCGGTCACCCACCTGGTGACTGACCCACCCGCCAATAAATTCATTCGCGAATTTATCGTTCCGAGTTGTGTCGTGATTTGGAGGACATCTCTCtgataaggaagaagaagaaaagaagaagaagaagaagaagaagaagaagaagaagaagaagaaagtcatTTGAATCTGTTTTTATATTCGCCAAAGACCTTTGAATGCCAAGGGCTCTAAGATAGGCTCGGAATTAGTCCGCTTTACCTGTGCTTAGCAGCATTTCGGAATACCTGCGGTAATTTTAATAATTCGCTGGAGAGAACGTTTTCCGACATCATTTTGCATCAGGCAGCTAAGTCCTGGACCTAGCATGCAATTATTGACCGACTGAATTAAATCAAATAGCTACAGAAAATAGACTAAACTCGTGACAGATATTAAGTTATTTACGTACATCAAtacgaaaaatattttcaattatgtACTAAGATGCTAACAGATACAGGAAGCCGTTTTCGTGGAATACCAA contains:
- the LOC135212544 gene encoding larval cuticle protein 2-like; the encoded protein is MKYALLITVACVACFVTFVRAIPTVMDFEGDEHAHKQEGEAGDKVEGYYSWTSPEGEEFYVKYVADEDGYRVVDSNAVPVSHAGVKANGNQGSFGGEEETA